Sequence from the Aerococcus tenax genome:
GCATGGGAATGAGCCAAGACTATCCACTTGCCATTAAAGAAGGGGCCAGCTTTATTCGAGTAGGGTCAGCTTTCTTCAAAGACTAGCCAAAAAGGTAGGAATGTTAATGATTAATTTTATTCAAAATGTATTGCAAATATATATTTCTGTTATCATCGTTTGGGCACTTTTATCCTGGTTGCCAGGCGCAAGACAAAGTCGCTTGGGCCAATTATTGGACCGGATCGTCAGACCCTATATTGACTGGTTCGAACGGATAATTCCACCGATCGGCGGGATTAGTTTTAGCCCTATTGTAGCCATCTTAGTCTTAGAATTAGCCATTAGTGGCTTAAATGTTTTACGCTAGAAGGACTGTTATTTGAGATGACCGATTCGACTTTGATGCATTTCTTGCCGAGTGAGGCGGATTTTGTTGACCAGGTGATTAATTGGAAAAACCGAGTGACTGCATCTTTTCAACCCTTTTTAAGCCACTTTTTGGATCCTAGAGAGCAGGCCATTGTTTATTCCATCATTGGTAAGGATGAAGACCTAAAGGTTAAAGATTTTGGCGGTTATCCTCAAGCTGAAATGCGCCGGATGATCATTGCCCCTCGCTATGAGAAGGTCAATGACAGTGATTTTAACATTAGCCTGATTCAGATTAATTATGCCGCCAAGTTCAACCATATTGAACATCGCCAAGTCTTAGGAACTTTACTGGGAGAGGGTTTACAAAGAAACCGAATTGGCGATATTATTCACTCTGACTTGGACTGGCAATTTTTAATTGATGCTTCTCTCACTGACTTTGTCATCAGCCAAATTCAGCGCATTGGGAAAGTGAGTGTTAAATTAGAAGCCATCGATTTTGCTGATCGGATCCAAGTGGAAGACCCTTGGCAGCCTTTGGAAAGATCACTAGCCTCCTTTCGCATGGACCTGGTTTTAAGCGAGGGCTTTAACTTGTCGCGGTCAAAGGTAAAATCAGCCATTGAAGCTGGCTTAGTGAAATACAATTGGATGCCCTTAACCAATAGTGCTCAAACAGTGTCTGAAGGAGATATTTTGTCGCTTAGACATCATGGTCGGCTGCGCTTAGACAAGGTGCTTAAGGTCAGCAAAAAGGGCAAGTATCGGGTACAATTAAGTCGTTTAGAAAATCGCTAGGAGGTTACTTTCGATGCAAGCTAAACAAGTGAGAGAAAAAACATTTAATAGCAAAATGCGGGGTTATGATAAAAAAGAGGTCGACGCTTATCTCAAAGAGCTTTCCATGGTCATGGATAATTTGGAGACCAATAACCAATATTTGCAGCAAGAATTATACGATGTCAATAATCAGCTCGATGAATATCGTGAACGAGAAGCCTCAGTCAATCGGTCCATAGTGGTTGCCCAACAAGCCGCTGACCGGGTGCGCGCGGATAGCTTGAATGAGGCTGATCTTATTATTCAAAAAGCCGAATCGGAAGCCCAAAAACTCCTACAAACGGCAGCGGATAAAGCCAATACCATTGTCAAGGAGAAATCACGGCTCCGGGAAATGTCGCGCTACTACATCTTCCAAATGCAAGGCTTGATTAATAATGCAAAAGAAGTTTTAGATGATCCGCAATGGCAGGAACTCTTTAGTGATCAAGAAGAAGAAAAAGTGGAGACACCGGTATTGGACGAAGTCCTAGTTGGGGAGAACTTCCAGGTACGCAACCAGGAAGCTGACCAACTCTACCAAGAAGCTTTGGATGAGGCTAAGCATAAACAAGCGCAAAAAGAATTTTTTGACCAAGCTTCTGGAGACCAACCAGCCCAAATGCCTGAGGAGGCACAAAAACTATTTGATGAAGAAGCGGAGAAACTGGATAGCGATAATTAGGACAGGGCAAATGGCGCTATTTTGAAGTTGAAAATTTAGCTTTTCTTGCGTATAATTGATTGCAATAAGATTTACAACAGAACACGGTTTAAGGTACTTTAGTGTGAGCGAGTCTATGTGGGGTGTGAGATAGATGATTAAAGCCTTAGATTATCATCTGTTGACCTGTTTAGCTGAACATGTAGAGTAAGCTGGGCCGTTAGTTGCGTTAAGACTTTAAGGCAGATCTTTATCTGTAAAATTGGGTGGTACCACGAGCACACATCGTCCCTTTGGACGGTGTGTTTTTTTATTTTAATGAGAGGGAGCAATTGATATATGAAAATGAAAGATACTTTAAACTTAGGGAAAACTAAGTTCCCTATGCGGGGAAATTTACCCAAAAAAGAACCAGAACGTCAAAAAGAATGGGAAGAAAATCAGGTTTATGAAAGACGTTTGAGTCAGAATAAGGATAATCAACCATTCGTTCTCCATGATGGCCCTCCCTACGCTAATGGGAATATTCATATTGGTCATGCTTTAAATAAGATTACCAAGGACATCATTATCCGTTCTAAAAGTATGCAGGGCTACTACAGCCCCTATGTGCCGGGTTGGGATACCCATGGCCTACCGATTGAACAAGCAGTGACTAATTCAGGGGTAGACCGTAAGTCATTGTCGACAGCTGAATTTCGTCAGATCTGTCAAGATTATGCCAGTCAACAAATCGATAGCCAACGTCAAGATTTCAAACGACTAGGGGGACAAGGTGATTGGGAAGATCCGTATATTACCTATACTAAAAAGTTTGAAGCCCAAGAAATTCGTGTTTTTGGTGAAATGGCTAAGAAGGGCTTAATTTATCGGGGAAATAAGCCGGTATATTGGTCACCTTCAAGTGAATCGACCTTAGCTGAGGCGGAAATTGAATATAAGGACGTGGAAACCCCAAGTATCTATGCCGCCTTCAAGGCCAAGGATACTAAGGGCAAATTACCAGAGGATACTGAATTTATTATCTGGACCACCACACCATGGACCTTGCCTGCTAGTGAAGCTATTGCCGTTCATCCACAAATCGAATACAGTTTAGTGGCAGTCAATGGTCATCACTATGTCGTTGCTAGCGAACTTTTAGGAAGTTTAGCAGAAAAATTCCAATGGACCGATTATCAAGTTGAAGATAGAGTCTTAGGTCAAGATCTGGAATTGATGAAGGCCAACCACCCATTCTATGACCGGGAATTACTACTTATCTTAGGTGACCATGTAACCACTGAATCAGGTACTGGTTTAGTCCATACAGCGCCTGGTCATGGGGAAGATGACTACTATGTCGGGGTTAAATATGGCTTAGATGTCTTATCCCCTGTGGATGACCAAGGCTGCTTTACTGAAGAAGCAGAAGGCTTAGAAGGGATCTTCTACGAAGAAGGGAACGACTTAGTTATTGATAAAATGACTAAGAATGGCACCTTACTAAAGGTAGAATACTTTGTCCATAGTTATCCCCATGACTGGCGGACCAAGAAACCAGTTATTTTTAGAGCCCTCCCTCAATGGTTCTGTTCAGTAGATAAAATACGTGAAAAGACCCTAGATGTTATCAATAATGAAGTGACTTGGTGGCACCCTTCTGGCCAACACCGGATCTATAACATGATTCGCGACCGGGGTGACTGGGTCATCTCTAGACAAAGGGTTTGGGGAGTTCCACTACCTATTTTCTATGCAGAAGACGGCACACCAATCATTAGCGAAGAAACGATCGACCATGTGGCTAAGCTCTTCGAAGAACATGGGTCAAATATTTGGTTTGAAAAAGAAGCCAAAGACTTACTCCCTGAAGGCTACCAAAATGAACACTCACCAAATGGAGAATTCACCAAGGAAAATGACATTATGGACGTTTGGTTTGACTCAGGCTCATCTTGGGCTGGGGTTCTACAAACTCGAGATGAACTTTCCTATCCAGCAGACATGTATCTGGAAGGGTCTGACCAATACCGTGGTTGGTTTAACTCTAGTCTCTTAACCTCTGTTGCCGTTAATGACCATGCGCCTTATAAGGAAGTCGTTTCCCAAGGTTTTGTTAACGATGGGGAAGGGCGTAAAATGAGTAAGTCATTAGGAAACACCGTGTCGCCTAATGATGTCTGTGACCAACGTGGGGCAGATATTTTGCGCCTCTGGGTGGCTTCAGTAGATTCCCGCTATGATGTCCGCATTTCTGATGATATCCTGGGTCAAGTGGCTGAGTCCTACCGGAAGATCCGCAATACCTTGCGCTTTACCCTAGGTAATCTCTTTGATTTCGATGCTAAGAAAAATTATGTAGCTTATGAGGAGCTTGACAGTATTGACCAATATATCTTGGTCCTACTTAATGAATTAGTCGACCATGTTATTGACTACTACAATCACTATGATTTCAACAGTATTTACCAAGAAATCATTAATTTCCTCACCCAAGTCATGTCTAGTTTCTATTTGGATTATTCCAAGGATGTTACTTATATTCTCTTAGCCGATGATCCTAAACGTCGCAACATGCAAACGGTAATGTACGAAGTATTGAAGAAAATGACTATTTTACTGACACCAATTATTCCTCATACCACGGAAGAAATTTGGTCCTACATGGGTGAAGCTGAGGACTATGTCCAATTAGCAGACTTCCCACAAGTAGAAGACTATAGCAATGCTGAAGCATTAAAAACAAAATGGGAAAAATTC
This genomic interval carries:
- a CDS encoding DivIVA domain-containing protein; this translates as MQAKQVREKTFNSKMRGYDKKEVDAYLKELSMVMDNLETNNQYLQQELYDVNNQLDEYREREASVNRSIVVAQQAADRVRADSLNEADLIIQKAESEAQKLLQTAADKANTIVKEKSRLREMSRYYIFQMQGLINNAKEVLDDPQWQELFSDQEEEKVETPVLDEVLVGENFQVRNQEADQLYQEALDEAKHKQAQKEFFDQASGDQPAQMPEEAQKLFDEEAEKLDSDN
- the ileS gene encoding isoleucine--tRNA ligase, giving the protein MKMKDTLNLGKTKFPMRGNLPKKEPERQKEWEENQVYERRLSQNKDNQPFVLHDGPPYANGNIHIGHALNKITKDIIIRSKSMQGYYSPYVPGWDTHGLPIEQAVTNSGVDRKSLSTAEFRQICQDYASQQIDSQRQDFKRLGGQGDWEDPYITYTKKFEAQEIRVFGEMAKKGLIYRGNKPVYWSPSSESTLAEAEIEYKDVETPSIYAAFKAKDTKGKLPEDTEFIIWTTTPWTLPASEAIAVHPQIEYSLVAVNGHHYVVASELLGSLAEKFQWTDYQVEDRVLGQDLELMKANHPFYDRELLLILGDHVTTESGTGLVHTAPGHGEDDYYVGVKYGLDVLSPVDDQGCFTEEAEGLEGIFYEEGNDLVIDKMTKNGTLLKVEYFVHSYPHDWRTKKPVIFRALPQWFCSVDKIREKTLDVINNEVTWWHPSGQHRIYNMIRDRGDWVISRQRVWGVPLPIFYAEDGTPIISEETIDHVAKLFEEHGSNIWFEKEAKDLLPEGYQNEHSPNGEFTKENDIMDVWFDSGSSWAGVLQTRDELSYPADMYLEGSDQYRGWFNSSLLTSVAVNDHAPYKEVVSQGFVNDGEGRKMSKSLGNTVSPNDVCDQRGADILRLWVASVDSRYDVRISDDILGQVAESYRKIRNTLRFTLGNLFDFDAKKNYVAYEELDSIDQYILVLLNELVDHVIDYYNHYDFNSIYQEIINFLTQVMSSFYLDYSKDVTYILLADDPKRRNMQTVMYEVLKKMTILLTPIIPHTTEEIWSYMGEAEDYVQLADFPQVEDYSNAEALKTKWEKFFNFRGDVNHSLESARNEKVIGKSLEAKVIVYAKEDSRQFLESIGEELKTYLIVSQLEIKDYQEADDQAADYEAYAIAIVPAEGKVCDRCRGVYPSVGSVEGAENLCQRCADIVLKHFPEALVKEED
- a CDS encoding YlmH family RNA-binding protein; this encodes MTDSTLMHFLPSEADFVDQVINWKNRVTASFQPFLSHFLDPREQAIVYSIIGKDEDLKVKDFGGYPQAEMRRMIIAPRYEKVNDSDFNISLIQINYAAKFNHIEHRQVLGTLLGEGLQRNRIGDIIHSDLDWQFLIDASLTDFVISQIQRIGKVSVKLEAIDFADRIQVEDPWQPLERSLASFRMDLVLSEGFNLSRSKVKSAIEAGLVKYNWMPLTNSAQTVSEGDILSLRHHGRLRLDKVLKVSKKGKYRVQLSRLENR
- a CDS encoding YggT family protein, which translates into the protein MINFIQNVLQIYISVIIVWALLSWLPGARQSRLGQLLDRIVRPYIDWFERIIPPIGGISFSPIVAILVLELAISGLNVLR